One window of the Rufibacter radiotolerans genome contains the following:
- a CDS encoding alpha-glucuronidase family glycosyl hydrolase, with amino-acid sequence MDKKPVYLSLLILCLLFTFSSVKAEDGYQLWQRYNQVTNKGQLKQYQQLLEEVVVQGNSPTLQIVKDELQTGLGGLLGKTTAVKESGGKKNVLLAGTRNGSALVKALGLEEDLKAVGPEGYLLLSQKANGKNYTVIAANSDLGVLYGTFHFLRLLQTQQDIQRLAVKSSPKTKLRILNHWDNLDRTVERGYAGFSLWDWHKLPDYIDQRYLDYARANASIGINGTVLTNVNANSLVLTPEYLKKVTALANAFRPYGLKVYLTARFSSPIEIGKLKTADPLDPAVKAWWQKKVEEIYQYIPDFGGFLVKANSEGQPGPQNYGRTHADGANMLADALSPKGGIVMWRAFVYDNNVPDDRAKQAYSEFKPLDGTFRKNVMVQVKNGAIDFQPREPFHPLFGAMPKTPLVMEFQITQEYLGQGTHLAYLAPMFKETLESDTYAQGKGSTVAKVVDGSLNGHSLSAMAGVANIGTDRNWTSHPFGQANWYTFGRLAWDHSLSSEQIADEWIRMTFSNEPKLISEVKNMMMGSREAVVNYMTPLGLHHIMGWSHHYGPGPWIKDKPRADWTSVYFHRADEKGLGFNRTKTGSNALAQYAPEVQAQWQDPATCPEKYLLWFHHVAWDQKLASGRTLWDELCYKYTAGIDSVKAMQQTWAGLASQVDPERHKQVSTFLKIQHDDAKWWRDACLLYFQTFSKKPIPAGLEKPEHTLEYYQKLDPKFVPGI; translated from the coding sequence ATGGACAAAAAGCCGGTTTATCTTTCCCTCTTGATTCTTTGCCTGCTGTTTACCTTTTCTTCTGTTAAAGCCGAAGACGGCTACCAGCTCTGGCAGCGCTACAACCAGGTGACAAACAAAGGCCAACTAAAGCAGTACCAGCAACTGCTGGAAGAAGTAGTGGTACAAGGCAACTCCCCCACCCTGCAGATAGTCAAAGATGAATTACAGACGGGGTTAGGCGGGCTGCTGGGAAAAACCACGGCGGTAAAAGAATCGGGGGGTAAGAAAAACGTGCTGCTGGCAGGCACCCGCAATGGGTCGGCGCTGGTAAAAGCGCTGGGCCTGGAGGAAGACCTGAAAGCGGTGGGCCCCGAAGGTTATCTGCTGCTCAGCCAAAAAGCCAACGGCAAGAACTACACCGTCATTGCCGCCAACTCAGACCTGGGGGTATTATACGGCACCTTTCATTTCCTGCGCCTGCTGCAAACCCAGCAAGACATTCAGCGGCTGGCCGTTAAAAGCAGCCCTAAAACCAAGCTTCGTATCCTTAACCACTGGGACAACCTGGACCGCACCGTGGAACGTGGCTACGCCGGCTTCTCGCTCTGGGATTGGCACAAACTCCCAGATTACATTGACCAGCGCTACCTGGACTACGCCCGCGCCAATGCCTCCATTGGCATAAACGGCACCGTGCTAACCAACGTGAACGCCAATTCACTGGTGCTCACGCCCGAGTACCTCAAGAAAGTGACGGCCCTGGCCAACGCCTTCCGGCCCTACGGGTTAAAAGTTTACCTCACCGCCCGCTTCAGCTCCCCTATTGAGATTGGTAAACTGAAAACCGCCGACCCCCTGGACCCTGCCGTAAAGGCCTGGTGGCAGAAAAAGGTGGAGGAGATTTACCAATACATTCCAGATTTTGGGGGCTTTCTGGTGAAGGCCAACTCTGAGGGGCAACCCGGCCCGCAGAACTACGGCCGCACCCACGCAGATGGCGCCAACATGCTGGCAGATGCCCTCTCCCCCAAGGGCGGCATTGTGATGTGGCGGGCCTTTGTGTATGACAACAACGTGCCAGATGACCGCGCCAAGCAAGCCTATTCAGAATTCAAACCCCTGGACGGCACCTTCCGGAAGAACGTGATGGTGCAGGTGAAAAACGGGGCCATTGACTTTCAGCCGCGCGAACCGTTTCACCCACTCTTCGGGGCCATGCCCAAAACCCCGCTGGTGATGGAGTTCCAGATCACGCAGGAATACCTGGGCCAAGGCACCCACCTGGCGTATCTGGCCCCCATGTTCAAGGAAACCCTGGAGTCAGATACCTATGCCCAGGGCAAGGGCTCTACGGTAGCCAAAGTGGTAGACGGCAGCCTGAACGGGCATTCCCTTTCGGCCATGGCCGGCGTGGCCAACATTGGTACAGACCGCAACTGGACCAGCCACCCGTTTGGGCAGGCTAACTGGTACACCTTCGGCCGCCTGGCCTGGGACCATTCCCTTTCCTCAGAGCAGATCGCCGATGAATGGATAAGGATGACGTTTTCCAACGAGCCCAAGCTTATCTCAGAGGTAAAAAACATGATGATGGGCTCCCGCGAGGCCGTGGTCAATTACATGACGCCGCTGGGCCTGCACCACATCATGGGGTGGAGCCACCACTACGGCCCGGGTCCCTGGATCAAAGACAAGCCCCGCGCCGACTGGACCTCGGTGTACTTTCACAGGGCAGATGAAAAAGGACTGGGCTTTAACCGCACCAAAACCGGCAGCAACGCCTTGGCACAATACGCCCCAGAGGTACAGGCGCAGTGGCAGGATCCCGCCACCTGCCCAGAGAAATACCTACTGTGGTTCCACCACGTGGCCTGGGACCAGAAACTGGCCTCCGGAAGAACCCTCTGGGATGAGCTCTGCTATAAGTACACCGCGGGCATAGATTCCGTGAAAGCCATGCAGCAGACCTGGGCCGGACTGGCCAGCCAGGTAGACCCGGAAAGGCACAAGCAGGTAAGCACCTTTTTAAAGATACAGCATGATGACGCCAAATGGTGGCGCGATGCCTGCCTGCTGTATTTCCAGACGTTTTCCAAAAAACCCATTCCTGCGGGACTGGAGAAGCCCGAGCATACCCTGGAGTATTACCAGAAACTGGACCCTAAGTTTGTCCCGGGCATTTAA
- a CDS encoding LacI family DNA-binding transcriptional regulator: MEKDITIYDIARELNLSPTTISRALNDHPAVNKKTKQRISDAAAQMGYRSNFFASNLRKQHTNTIGLIVPRLDSPFHSAVISGIEKVLNEEGYNLIISQSLETFQKEKSNAKTMFDSRVDGLLVSLSFETEDLQHFEPFINRGIPVVFYDRVAEHRNCTNIVIDNLQAAHKATSHLIEQGCTNIVHITGNLKRNVYADRLKGFKYALLDHGLPFSEDQVILGEMTEAAGQKAASQILAMSPRPDGIFVSNDTCAVSCIKALKQAGLSVPQDIAVIGFNNDAISRVIEPNLTTITNPGQEMGEVAVKVLLLQINGTGERIPGNTINLRSELIVRESSLKSKAKSKKKSVLA, from the coding sequence ATGGAAAAAGATATCACCATATATGACATTGCCCGGGAACTGAATTTATCGCCTACCACTATTAGCAGGGCGTTAAATGACCATCCGGCCGTCAACAAAAAGACCAAGCAGCGCATCTCAGATGCTGCGGCGCAGATGGGCTACCGGTCTAACTTCTTTGCCAGCAACCTCAGAAAGCAACACACCAACACCATAGGTTTGATTGTTCCCAGACTGGACAGTCCCTTCCACTCGGCGGTGATCTCTGGTATAGAAAAGGTCTTGAATGAGGAAGGATACAACCTGATCATAAGCCAGTCGCTGGAAACCTTTCAAAAAGAAAAAAGCAATGCCAAAACCATGTTTGACAGCCGGGTAGACGGCCTGCTGGTTTCGCTTTCCTTTGAAACAGAAGACCTGCAGCATTTTGAGCCTTTCATTAACCGCGGCATACCGGTGGTTTTCTATGACAGGGTGGCTGAGCACCGCAACTGCACTAACATTGTAATTGACAACCTTCAGGCAGCCCATAAAGCCACCTCGCACTTAATTGAACAGGGCTGCACCAACATTGTGCACATAACCGGCAACTTGAAACGCAACGTGTACGCAGACCGCCTGAAAGGCTTTAAATACGCCCTTCTGGACCATGGCCTGCCTTTCTCTGAAGACCAAGTGATTCTGGGCGAAATGACCGAAGCAGCAGGGCAGAAAGCGGCCAGCCAGATTCTGGCCATGTCGCCCCGCCCAGACGGGATCTTCGTTTCCAATGACACCTGCGCCGTGAGTTGCATTAAAGCCCTTAAACAGGCCGGCCTTTCCGTGCCCCAGGACATTGCCGTCATCGGGTTTAACAATGACGCCATATCAAGGGTGATAGAGCCAAACCTGACCACCATCACCAACCCCGGCCAGGAAATGGGCGAGGTGGCCGTAAAAGTTCTGCTGCTGCAGATAAACGGCACCGGCGAAAGAATTCCTGGCAATACCATTAACCTTAGGTCTGAGCTGATCGTGCGGGAGTCTTCTTTGAAGAGTAAAGCTAAGAGCAAGAAAAAGTCTGTCTTAGCCTAG
- a CDS encoding SusC/RagA family TonB-linked outer membrane protein translates to MKGNITQNPRSMISLRKGSEILKLALLLVFAFLVGVQANAQSDAVTISGKVTDNAGVGLPGVTVMLKGTSTASPTDVEGNYALKVPAATGTLVFSYIGYLTQEVAINNRTSIDVKLQADQQTLGEVVVVGYGTQSAEAVTGSVSSIKGDVLREVPSANISQALQGRLPGVQFSQSSSQPGATMQIRIRGARSLNASNDPLVVLDGIPFAGSIGDINPNDITSIDILKDASATAIYGSRGANGVILVTTNRGKQGQKAQVTYNSFVGAKSVFAKYPMMNGPEFAALRKAAGIYTNALDESDDVNTDWQDLLYKTGIQMNHDLGVSGGTEQGSYNFNAGYYKEEGVIPTQQYTRYSMRGALDQAVGKNLRFGFTTYNNYNITEGSNVGLYGVLSMSPIANPYNADGTWKRTIRMPLDEQWSYNREIVEDLSESWLSQTRAFGTYNNLYGEVKIPRVEGLKYRANLGLNYRQSHGGGFTAQGIGSATATTPSTASVSNSLTTDWTIENLLTYDRTFAQKHMVNVVGLYSASENTFHRSRMAARDIPSDAFQFYNLGLAAGEITVSPGDQQYAQSGLMSWMGRAMYSYDDRYMITATVRSDGSSRLAPGKKWHTYPAVSVGWNIARESFMENLKAIDMLKLRAGYGQTSNQSIDPYATLGRLSTRPYNFGPDTYATGLYVTELPNPNLGWEFSETWNYGLDFGLLNHRLTGTVEYYVTNTNDILLRVGLPQTSGVGGYVANIGKTQNKGVELSLNGIILENLNGWTWEAGVNMYANRNELVALAGGQERDEANWWFVGHPINVIYDYEKIGLWQADDANRKLLEPGTDEQIVGSIKVKYTGGFNADGTPVRAIGPNDRQIMDVNPKFQGGFNTRVSFKGFDLSAVGAFQNGGILISTLYGSSGYLNMMSGRRGNVKVDYWTPENTDAKYPRPGRNLSGDNPKYGNTLGYFDASYLKIRTISLGYNFDNNAWLQNAGFGRLRVYATAQNPFVMFSPYHKESGMDPETNSFGDENAAVTTAYRRRLLTLGTNAPATRNYLVGLNITF, encoded by the coding sequence ATGAAAGGTAATATTACCCAGAATCCTAGATCCATGATTTCGCTCCGGAAGGGGTCTGAAATCCTCAAGCTGGCTTTGCTGCTGGTGTTTGCTTTCCTGGTGGGCGTGCAGGCGAATGCCCAGTCTGATGCCGTAACCATTTCTGGTAAGGTAACCGACAACGCCGGGGTAGGGCTGCCAGGGGTAACCGTGATGCTGAAAGGCACGTCTACGGCTTCCCCTACAGACGTAGAAGGGAATTACGCTCTTAAGGTGCCGGCTGCCACGGGTACGCTGGTCTTCTCTTATATTGGGTATTTGACCCAGGAGGTAGCCATTAATAACCGCACGTCTATTGATGTGAAACTCCAGGCCGACCAGCAGACCCTGGGTGAAGTGGTGGTAGTAGGTTACGGTACCCAGAGTGCAGAAGCGGTTACTGGATCAGTATCTTCCATAAAGGGAGATGTCTTGCGGGAGGTTCCTTCCGCCAACATCTCCCAAGCCTTGCAGGGACGTCTGCCAGGTGTGCAGTTTTCACAATCTTCCTCACAGCCAGGCGCCACCATGCAAATCAGGATTAGGGGTGCCCGTTCCCTAAACGCCAGCAATGACCCGCTGGTCGTGCTGGACGGTATTCCGTTTGCTGGTTCCATTGGGGACATCAACCCAAATGACATTACCAGCATTGATATCCTGAAAGACGCTTCGGCCACCGCCATTTACGGATCGCGCGGCGCAAACGGGGTTATTCTGGTAACTACCAACCGGGGCAAGCAAGGGCAGAAAGCCCAAGTAACCTACAATAGCTTTGTTGGCGCGAAGTCAGTTTTTGCCAAATACCCCATGATGAACGGTCCTGAGTTTGCCGCGCTCCGCAAGGCAGCCGGTATTTATACAAACGCCCTGGATGAGTCTGATGATGTCAACACCGATTGGCAGGATCTGTTATACAAAACCGGCATTCAGATGAACCATGACCTGGGGGTTTCTGGCGGCACCGAGCAGGGGAGTTATAACTTCAACGCTGGGTATTACAAAGAAGAAGGGGTAATCCCAACCCAGCAATACACGCGTTATTCTATGCGTGGTGCTTTGGACCAGGCTGTAGGTAAAAACCTGCGTTTTGGTTTTACCACTTATAATAACTACAACATCACCGAAGGTTCCAACGTGGGCTTATACGGGGTATTGAGCATGTCACCCATTGCCAACCCTTATAACGCAGACGGTACCTGGAAGAGAACCATTAGAATGCCTTTGGATGAGCAATGGTCTTACAACAGAGAAATTGTGGAAGATTTGAGCGAAAGTTGGTTAAGCCAGACCAGAGCTTTTGGTACGTACAACAACCTTTACGGAGAGGTAAAAATACCGAGAGTAGAAGGTTTGAAGTATCGTGCCAACCTTGGCTTAAACTATCGGCAGAGCCATGGCGGTGGGTTTACCGCCCAGGGAATAGGCAGCGCTACCGCTACCACTCCCTCTACCGCGTCTGTTAGCAACTCGCTCACCACTGACTGGACGATTGAGAACCTGTTGACCTATGACCGCACCTTTGCCCAGAAGCATATGGTGAATGTGGTTGGATTGTATTCTGCCTCAGAAAACACCTTCCATAGATCGCGCATGGCCGCCAGAGATATCCCTTCAGATGCATTCCAATTCTATAACCTTGGGTTGGCAGCCGGTGAGATCACGGTAAGTCCTGGAGACCAGCAGTACGCCCAAAGCGGCTTGATGTCCTGGATGGGACGTGCGATGTATTCTTATGATGACCGCTATATGATAACCGCTACGGTACGGTCAGACGGATCTTCAAGGCTTGCACCTGGTAAGAAATGGCATACCTATCCGGCAGTTTCTGTGGGTTGGAACATTGCCAGAGAATCATTCATGGAGAACCTGAAGGCGATTGACATGTTGAAGCTGCGTGCAGGTTACGGTCAAACCTCTAACCAATCCATTGACCCTTATGCCACGCTGGGCCGCTTAAGCACCAGACCATACAACTTCGGTCCGGACACCTACGCTACCGGCTTATATGTAACCGAGCTGCCTAACCCAAATTTGGGCTGGGAGTTCTCTGAGACCTGGAACTACGGGTTGGACTTCGGTCTTTTAAACCACCGCCTGACAGGTACTGTGGAGTATTATGTGACCAATACCAATGACATCTTGCTAAGAGTGGGCTTGCCGCAAACTTCTGGAGTAGGCGGGTACGTGGCCAACATTGGTAAAACCCAGAACAAAGGGGTGGAACTGTCCTTGAATGGTATCATCCTGGAAAACCTCAATGGCTGGACCTGGGAAGCCGGCGTGAACATGTATGCCAACCGCAATGAACTGGTAGCGCTTGCCGGCGGGCAGGAGAGAGATGAAGCCAACTGGTGGTTTGTAGGTCACCCTATTAACGTGATTTATGACTACGAGAAAATTGGCTTATGGCAAGCAGATGATGCTAACCGCAAGCTTCTGGAGCCAGGTACAGATGAGCAGATTGTAGGTTCTATAAAGGTGAAATACACCGGAGGCTTTAACGCAGATGGTACACCAGTAAGAGCCATCGGGCCAAATGACCGCCAAATCATGGACGTAAATCCTAAGTTCCAGGGCGGCTTTAACACCAGGGTTTCCTTTAAAGGGTTTGACCTGAGCGCAGTGGGTGCCTTCCAGAACGGTGGTATCCTAATCAGTACGCTTTACGGTTCTTCTGGCTACCTTAACATGATGAGCGGCCGCCGCGGAAACGTGAAAGTAGACTACTGGACCCCTGAGAACACAGACGCCAAGTACCCAAGACCGGGCCGTAACCTAAGTGGTGATAACCCTAAGTACGGCAACACCCTGGGGTATTTTGATGCCTCTTACCTTAAAATCAGAACTATTTCCCTTGGCTATAACTTTGATAACAACGCCTGGCTGCAAAACGCCGGTTTTGGCAGATTAAGGGTGTACGCCACGGCCCAGAACCCATTTGTGATGTTCTCGCCTTACCACAAAGAGTCAGGTATGGATCCTGAAACTAACTCCTTTGGTGATGAGAATGCTGCCGTGACCACTGCTTACCGCAGACGCCTGCTTACTTTAGGTACAAACGCACCTGCAACGCGCAACTACCTGGTTGGTTTAAATATTACCTTTTAA
- a CDS encoding RagB/SusD family nutrient uptake outer membrane protein, producing MRRFNIKSLVGTAAITLFLVGCSDILEEQPRSLYEPGFFTTEKGVQGGLTSMYAHLRYIYGQAYYYNATLTGTDEVTYARDADENFRVMDLSGQGLLTPANSRADVLWGAAFPNINTASGIIENAAAVGTISNALIAEARFFRAFDYFQLVQTFGGVPLDLGAGELKFNTNPVRVSVRNTVPEVYTKAIFPDLLTAINDLPAAGRVTGGVTKTVARLYLAKAYLTYAWWLENPNNIPTYPATPRTDPNGKNAQWYFQQAYDIATEAIDNPGPFKLQGTYYDVNLGSNDRNSEILLYADHTEKSEFYNAGSLTFGSGGAPDNFAGWMMTWNYTNIRSYLNANGTGAMSSVQREASQDLGRPWTRMAPTINVVENTFADKILDSRYDGTFTTVYRANWPKGGGTNIPSVVYNANNLQVRPGEPVLTFLNENLPITYPSGAGKSNIGAGEVAGRADYVIAPSGISRIVYPKLWKLGTYRTDNGAGLGQPNAGSTRPFNIAKFSELYFIAAEAAVKGATTKAGKSALDLINVIRARAGKWRFDNNGNTTKVVDNSAAMIAATPTTIDINYILAERSREFYGEGYRWFDLVRTQKWNELASTYRIAGNNYGDHTPITVTRDIKPMHYLRPIPQGQLEAMDMTAEQRAAYQNPGYN from the coding sequence ATGAGACGTTTTAATATAAAATCTTTAGTAGGAACGGCCGCTATTACGTTGTTCCTGGTGGGGTGCTCTGATATTCTGGAGGAACAGCCTCGTAGTTTGTATGAGCCTGGTTTCTTTACCACTGAAAAAGGTGTTCAGGGCGGGTTGACCTCTATGTATGCGCACCTGCGCTATATCTACGGGCAAGCCTACTACTATAACGCCACCCTTACTGGTACAGATGAAGTAACCTACGCCAGAGATGCTGACGAGAACTTCAGGGTGATGGACTTGTCCGGGCAAGGGCTCCTGACGCCAGCTAACAGCCGGGCCGATGTGCTATGGGGCGCCGCTTTCCCTAACATCAACACCGCCAGCGGGATAATTGAAAATGCCGCCGCGGTAGGTACCATTTCCAATGCGTTGATAGCGGAGGCCAGGTTCTTCCGGGCGTTTGACTATTTCCAGTTGGTACAGACCTTTGGTGGCGTACCTTTGGATTTAGGGGCGGGGGAGTTGAAGTTCAACACCAACCCCGTACGGGTTTCAGTGCGTAACACGGTTCCTGAGGTGTATACCAAAGCCATTTTCCCAGATCTGCTCACCGCCATCAATGATCTGCCGGCTGCTGGCCGCGTGACGGGTGGCGTTACCAAAACGGTGGCTCGCCTTTACTTGGCAAAAGCTTACCTGACGTATGCCTGGTGGCTGGAAAACCCGAATAACATTCCTACCTACCCAGCTACTCCCCGCACAGACCCTAACGGCAAGAATGCCCAATGGTATTTCCAGCAGGCCTATGACATAGCTACAGAAGCCATTGATAACCCTGGTCCGTTCAAGTTGCAAGGCACTTACTATGATGTGAACCTGGGCTCAAATGACCGCAACAGTGAGATCTTGCTGTACGCTGACCACACTGAGAAAAGCGAGTTCTACAATGCAGGTAGCTTAACGTTTGGTAGCGGTGGCGCCCCAGATAATTTTGCCGGCTGGATGATGACCTGGAACTACACCAACATCAGAAGCTATTTGAATGCAAACGGTACCGGTGCTATGAGCTCTGTACAGCGGGAAGCCTCTCAGGATCTGGGTCGTCCCTGGACGCGTATGGCTCCCACCATTAACGTAGTGGAGAACACCTTCGCAGACAAAATCCTTGACTCACGCTATGACGGTACATTCACTACCGTTTACCGGGCTAACTGGCCTAAAGGTGGTGGAACCAACATTCCAAGTGTAGTATATAATGCCAATAACCTACAAGTTCGTCCGGGTGAGCCTGTGCTTACTTTCCTGAATGAAAATTTGCCTATTACCTACCCATCTGGGGCCGGTAAGAGTAACATTGGGGCTGGAGAAGTGGCAGGCAGAGCAGACTACGTGATCGCGCCTAGCGGCATCAGCCGGATTGTGTATCCTAAGCTTTGGAAACTGGGGACCTACCGTACAGATAATGGCGCCGGATTAGGTCAGCCAAACGCCGGTAGCACCCGTCCTTTCAACATCGCTAAATTTTCTGAACTTTACTTCATAGCTGCTGAAGCCGCCGTGAAAGGTGCTACCACCAAAGCTGGCAAAAGTGCCCTTGATTTAATCAACGTGATTAGAGCACGCGCCGGCAAGTGGCGTTTTGACAACAACGGGAACACCACCAAAGTGGTGGACAACAGTGCTGCCATGATTGCCGCCACACCTACCACTATTGATATTAACTACATTCTGGCAGAGCGGTCCCGTGAGTTCTATGGCGAAGGTTACCGCTGGTTTGACCTAGTGCGTACCCAGAAATGGAACGAGCTGGCCTCTACCTACAGAATTGCAGGAAACAACTACGGAGACCATACCCCAATAACGGTAACCCGCGACATTAAGCCCATGCATTACCTGCGCCCTATTCCGCAAGGACAATTAGAGGCCATGGATATGACCGCTGAGCAAAGAGCTGCCTACCAAAACCCAGGGTATAATTAA
- a CDS encoding glycoside hydrolase family 43 protein: protein MAQGQRARNPIIYADVPDVAMIRVGDTYYMSSTTMHMSPGLPIMKSKDLVNWQLVNYAYATLDSLNELNLTNGKSTYGRGSWASSLRFHKGLYYVTTFSQTTGKTYIYTTRNLEKGPWETHSFKPSLHDHSLFFEEDGRVYMIYGGGKLRMVELKADLSGVKEGTDQVLIENASAPAGPHINLPAEGSQLFKVNGKYYLFNIVWPKEGMRTVLVHRADKITGPYEGKVVLQDKGVAQGGLIDTPDGKWYAYMFRDFGAVGRIPYLVPVQWKDGWPVLGTNGKVPEELSLPASKGLIPGIVASDEFARKKGEPALPLVWQWNHNPDHALWSVTKRKGYLRLTNGPITSDFLLARNTLTQRTIGPESTGSTLLDLSHMKEGDFAGLSLLQKMYGLVGVKYEKGVKYIVMVSAQSGSPVEEERVPLHQKTVYLKAECDFKERRDVVGFYYCLDGKSWKKIGKPLKMAYTLPHFMGYRFGLFSYATKTPGGYVDFDYFRLHPKIFESKE from the coding sequence ATGGCACAAGGGCAGAGAGCCCGCAATCCTATTATTTATGCCGATGTGCCGGACGTAGCCATGATACGGGTGGGGGACACCTATTACATGAGTAGCACCACCATGCATATGAGTCCGGGACTGCCTATCATGAAATCTAAAGATCTGGTGAACTGGCAACTGGTTAACTATGCGTATGCTACCCTGGACTCACTTAATGAGTTAAACCTTACCAACGGAAAAAGCACCTACGGAAGGGGTTCCTGGGCAAGCAGCCTGCGGTTTCATAAGGGTCTGTACTATGTGACCACCTTCTCCCAAACTACCGGGAAAACCTATATCTATACCACCAGAAACTTGGAGAAAGGCCCCTGGGAAACGCACTCCTTTAAACCCTCTTTGCATGATCATTCCTTGTTCTTTGAGGAGGACGGCCGTGTCTATATGATTTATGGCGGCGGCAAGCTACGGATGGTAGAGCTCAAAGCGGATTTGTCTGGGGTAAAAGAAGGAACAGATCAGGTACTGATTGAGAATGCCAGCGCGCCTGCCGGTCCCCATATTAACCTTCCCGCCGAGGGGTCTCAGCTCTTTAAAGTAAACGGCAAATATTACCTCTTCAACATTGTTTGGCCTAAAGAGGGCATGCGGACGGTACTGGTTCACAGAGCAGATAAGATCACCGGTCCTTATGAAGGGAAGGTAGTGTTGCAGGATAAGGGGGTGGCGCAAGGTGGGTTGATAGATACGCCAGATGGCAAATGGTATGCCTATATGTTCCGGGATTTTGGGGCGGTAGGGCGCATACCGTATTTGGTGCCGGTACAGTGGAAAGATGGCTGGCCGGTTCTGGGCACCAATGGCAAAGTGCCGGAAGAGTTGAGCCTGCCCGCAAGTAAAGGCCTTATCCCCGGCATTGTGGCCTCAGATGAGTTTGCCCGGAAAAAAGGAGAGCCCGCCTTACCCTTGGTTTGGCAATGGAACCACAACCCTGACCATGCGCTTTGGTCTGTTACCAAACGAAAGGGTTACCTAAGATTAACCAATGGTCCAATTACATCTGATTTTCTACTGGCCAGAAACACCCTAACCCAACGGACTATAGGGCCTGAAAGCACGGGCTCTACATTGCTGGATCTGTCACACATGAAGGAAGGAGATTTTGCCGGACTCTCCCTGTTGCAGAAAATGTACGGGTTAGTGGGGGTGAAATATGAGAAGGGAGTAAAGTACATTGTGATGGTCAGTGCCCAATCTGGGAGCCCTGTAGAAGAGGAAAGGGTGCCTCTCCACCAAAAGACAGTGTACCTCAAAGCTGAATGTGATTTCAAAGAGCGCCGGGATGTGGTAGGATTCTACTACTGCCTGGACGGGAAATCATGGAAGAAAATAGGGAAGCCTTTGAAGATGGCCTACACCCTTCCGCACTTTATGGGGTACCGTTTTGGGTTATTCAGCTACGCTACCAAAACGCCAGGGGGCTACGTTGATTTTGACTACTTCCGCCTTCATCCAAAAATCTTTGAAAGTAAAGAATAG